One window of the Sander lucioperca isolate FBNREF2018 chromosome 5, SLUC_FBN_1.2, whole genome shotgun sequence genome contains the following:
- the rhbdd1 gene encoding rhomboid-related protein 4 isoform X1: MRNRPRGSHLGLMLLASQLFQMGLNNIPPVTLAVLGLNVYLYLFPAAPLMQACVSVQQAYWFKDWRRLLLSPLHHADDWHLYFNMVSFLWKGTKLEHRLGGPWFLYLLSVFSLLTGLVYLLLEAILTELTQDQSYSMACAVGFSGVLFALKVLSNHYHPGGVTYVMGFPVSNRYVSWVELVLIHMTSPGTSLIGHLAGILVGLLYTAGPLKAVMKKCAGFVTSNRYNSQPSAYYSSSGYSGYSGTSGGNSGNHQYPPDYTTNYGSSYTGGLTEQEQLEAAIRNSLNDRGQTSPSGAPPPYGFHLSEEARAEDIRLRRLRRFDS; encoded by the exons ATGCGGAACCGACCGAGGGGATCCCATCTGGGCTTGATGCTCCTGGCCTCCCAGCTGTTCCAGATGGGTCTGAACAACATCCCCCCAGTCACCCTGGCTGTCCTGGGACTCAACGTGTACCTTTACCTGTTCCCTGCAGCTCCACTGATGCAG GCCTGTGTGAGTGTCCAGCAGGCATACTGGTTTAAAGACTGGCGCCGCCTTCTGCTGTCCCCGCTGCACCATGCGGATGATTGGCATCTCTACTTCAACATGGTGTCCTTCCTCTGGAAAGGTACCAAGCTGGAGCACCGGCTGGGCGGCCCCTGGTTCCTCTACCTGCTGTCAGTCTTCTCTCTGCTCACCGGACTGGTCTATCTGCTGTTGGAGGCAATTTTAACAGAGCTCACCCAGGACCAGTCCTACAGCATGGCCTGTGCTGTTGGCTTCTCAG GTGTCCTGTTCGCTCTGAAGGTGCTCAGTAACCATTACCACCCTGGAGGTGTCACCTACGTGATGGGGTTCCCTGTGTCTAATCGCTATGTTAGCTGGGTGGAGCTAGTGCTGATCCACATGACATCACCTGG GACTTCTTTGATTGGTCACCTGGCAGGTATCCTGGTGGGTCTGCTCTACACTGCTGGACCACTGAAGGCCGTCATGAAGAAATGTGCAG GGTTTGTGACATCGAACAGATATAACTCCCAGCCCAGTGCGTACTACAGCTCTTCAGGCTATTCAG GCTACAGTGGCACTAGTGGAGGAAACTCAGGAAACCATCAGTATCCACCAGATTACACAACAAATTATGGATCATCTTATACAGGTGGACTGACGGAGCAAGAGCAGTTAGAGGCGGCCATCAGAAACAGTCTGAATGACAGAG GTCAAACCAGCCCGAGTGGAGCTCCACCTCCCTATGGTTTCCATCTCTCCGAGGAGGCGAGAGCAGAGGACATCCGGTTAAGGAGACTGAGGAGGTTTGACAgctga
- the rhbdd1 gene encoding rhomboid-related protein 4 isoform X3, protein MRNRPRGSHLGLMLLASQLFQMGLNNIPPVTLAVLGLNVYLYLFPAAPLMQACVSVQQAYWFKDWRRLLLSPLHHADDWHLYFNMVSFLWKGTKLEHRLGGPWFLYLLSVFSLLTGLVYLLLEAILTELTQDQSYSMACAVGFSGVLFALKVLSNHYHPGGVTYVMGFPVSNRYVSWVELVLIHMTSPGTSLIGHLAGILVGLLYTAGPLKAVMKKCAGFVTSNRYNSQPSAYYSSSGYSGQTSPSGAPPPYGFHLSEEARAEDIRLRRLRRFDS, encoded by the exons ATGCGGAACCGACCGAGGGGATCCCATCTGGGCTTGATGCTCCTGGCCTCCCAGCTGTTCCAGATGGGTCTGAACAACATCCCCCCAGTCACCCTGGCTGTCCTGGGACTCAACGTGTACCTTTACCTGTTCCCTGCAGCTCCACTGATGCAG GCCTGTGTGAGTGTCCAGCAGGCATACTGGTTTAAAGACTGGCGCCGCCTTCTGCTGTCCCCGCTGCACCATGCGGATGATTGGCATCTCTACTTCAACATGGTGTCCTTCCTCTGGAAAGGTACCAAGCTGGAGCACCGGCTGGGCGGCCCCTGGTTCCTCTACCTGCTGTCAGTCTTCTCTCTGCTCACCGGACTGGTCTATCTGCTGTTGGAGGCAATTTTAACAGAGCTCACCCAGGACCAGTCCTACAGCATGGCCTGTGCTGTTGGCTTCTCAG GTGTCCTGTTCGCTCTGAAGGTGCTCAGTAACCATTACCACCCTGGAGGTGTCACCTACGTGATGGGGTTCCCTGTGTCTAATCGCTATGTTAGCTGGGTGGAGCTAGTGCTGATCCACATGACATCACCTGG GACTTCTTTGATTGGTCACCTGGCAGGTATCCTGGTGGGTCTGCTCTACACTGCTGGACCACTGAAGGCCGTCATGAAGAAATGTGCAG GGTTTGTGACATCGAACAGATATAACTCCCAGCCCAGTGCGTACTACAGCTCTTCAGGCTATTCAG GTCAAACCAGCCCGAGTGGAGCTCCACCTCCCTATGGTTTCCATCTCTCCGAGGAGGCGAGAGCAGAGGACATCCGGTTAAGGAGACTGAGGAGGTTTGACAgctga
- the rhbdd1 gene encoding rhomboid-related protein 4 isoform X4, with protein MRNRPRGSHLGLMLLASQLFQMGLNNIPPVTLAVLGLNVYLYLFPAAPLMQACVSVQQAYWFKDWRRLLLSPLHHADDWHLYFNMVSFLWKGTKLEHRLGGPWFLYLLSVFSLLTGLVYLLLEAILTELTQDQSYSMACAVGFSGVLFALKVLSNHYHPGGVTYVMGFPVSNRYVSWVELVLIHMTSPGTSLIGHLAGILVGLLYTAGPLKAVMKKCAGFVTSNRYNSQPSAYYSSSGQTSPSGAPPPYGFHLSEEARAEDIRLRRLRRFDS; from the exons ATGCGGAACCGACCGAGGGGATCCCATCTGGGCTTGATGCTCCTGGCCTCCCAGCTGTTCCAGATGGGTCTGAACAACATCCCCCCAGTCACCCTGGCTGTCCTGGGACTCAACGTGTACCTTTACCTGTTCCCTGCAGCTCCACTGATGCAG GCCTGTGTGAGTGTCCAGCAGGCATACTGGTTTAAAGACTGGCGCCGCCTTCTGCTGTCCCCGCTGCACCATGCGGATGATTGGCATCTCTACTTCAACATGGTGTCCTTCCTCTGGAAAGGTACCAAGCTGGAGCACCGGCTGGGCGGCCCCTGGTTCCTCTACCTGCTGTCAGTCTTCTCTCTGCTCACCGGACTGGTCTATCTGCTGTTGGAGGCAATTTTAACAGAGCTCACCCAGGACCAGTCCTACAGCATGGCCTGTGCTGTTGGCTTCTCAG GTGTCCTGTTCGCTCTGAAGGTGCTCAGTAACCATTACCACCCTGGAGGTGTCACCTACGTGATGGGGTTCCCTGTGTCTAATCGCTATGTTAGCTGGGTGGAGCTAGTGCTGATCCACATGACATCACCTGG GACTTCTTTGATTGGTCACCTGGCAGGTATCCTGGTGGGTCTGCTCTACACTGCTGGACCACTGAAGGCCGTCATGAAGAAATGTGCAG GGTTTGTGACATCGAACAGATATAACTCCCAGCCCAGTGCGTACTACAGCTCTTCAG GTCAAACCAGCCCGAGTGGAGCTCCACCTCCCTATGGTTTCCATCTCTCCGAGGAGGCGAGAGCAGAGGACATCCGGTTAAGGAGACTGAGGAGGTTTGACAgctga
- the rhbdd1 gene encoding rhomboid-related protein 4 isoform X2, with amino-acid sequence MRNRPRGSHLGLMLLASQLFQMGLNNIPPVTLAVLGLNVYLYLFPAAPLMQACVSVQQAYWFKDWRRLLLSPLHHADDWHLYFNMVSFLWKGTKLEHRLGGPWFLYLLSVFSLLTGLVYLLLEAILTELTQDQSYSMACAVGFSGVLFALKVLSNHYHPGGVTYVMGFPVSNRYVSWVELVLIHMTSPGTSLIGHLAGILVGLLYTAGPLKAVMKKCAGFVTSNRYNSQPSAYYSSSGYSGTSGGNSGNHQYPPDYTTNYGSSYTGGLTEQEQLEAAIRNSLNDRGQTSPSGAPPPYGFHLSEEARAEDIRLRRLRRFDS; translated from the exons ATGCGGAACCGACCGAGGGGATCCCATCTGGGCTTGATGCTCCTGGCCTCCCAGCTGTTCCAGATGGGTCTGAACAACATCCCCCCAGTCACCCTGGCTGTCCTGGGACTCAACGTGTACCTTTACCTGTTCCCTGCAGCTCCACTGATGCAG GCCTGTGTGAGTGTCCAGCAGGCATACTGGTTTAAAGACTGGCGCCGCCTTCTGCTGTCCCCGCTGCACCATGCGGATGATTGGCATCTCTACTTCAACATGGTGTCCTTCCTCTGGAAAGGTACCAAGCTGGAGCACCGGCTGGGCGGCCCCTGGTTCCTCTACCTGCTGTCAGTCTTCTCTCTGCTCACCGGACTGGTCTATCTGCTGTTGGAGGCAATTTTAACAGAGCTCACCCAGGACCAGTCCTACAGCATGGCCTGTGCTGTTGGCTTCTCAG GTGTCCTGTTCGCTCTGAAGGTGCTCAGTAACCATTACCACCCTGGAGGTGTCACCTACGTGATGGGGTTCCCTGTGTCTAATCGCTATGTTAGCTGGGTGGAGCTAGTGCTGATCCACATGACATCACCTGG GACTTCTTTGATTGGTCACCTGGCAGGTATCCTGGTGGGTCTGCTCTACACTGCTGGACCACTGAAGGCCGTCATGAAGAAATGTGCAG GGTTTGTGACATCGAACAGATATAACTCCCAGCCCAGTGCGTACTACAGCTCTTCAG GCTACAGTGGCACTAGTGGAGGAAACTCAGGAAACCATCAGTATCCACCAGATTACACAACAAATTATGGATCATCTTATACAGGTGGACTGACGGAGCAAGAGCAGTTAGAGGCGGCCATCAGAAACAGTCTGAATGACAGAG GTCAAACCAGCCCGAGTGGAGCTCCACCTCCCTATGGTTTCCATCTCTCCGAGGAGGCGAGAGCAGAGGACATCCGGTTAAGGAGACTGAGGAGGTTTGACAgctga